A genome region from Brassica oleracea var. oleracea cultivar TO1000 chromosome C2, BOL, whole genome shotgun sequence includes the following:
- the LOC106327385 gene encoding GDSL esterase/lipase At1g74460-like — MKYLLVFFIVLGLNAINGYDCKIVQFIFGDSLSDVGNNRNLPRSLAQANLPFYGIDFGNGLPNGRFTNGRTVSDIISDKIGLPRPLAFLDPSMNEDVILANGVNYASGGGGILNETGGYFIQKFSLWKQIELFQGTRDVIVAKIGKKEADKFFQQAGYVVSLGSNDFINNYLMPVYSDSWKYTDQTFVDYLMETLESQLRVLHSLGARKLMVFGLGPMGCIPLQRALSLDGKCQNKASSLAVRFNKAATTMLKDLETKLPNANYKFGEAYNLVNDVITNPQKYGFDNSDSPCCSFYRIRPALTCIPASTLCKDRSKYVFWDEYHPTDKANELVANILIKRFDFMRADDGTSEAPSPSPDLAPSPDDK; from the exons ATGAAGTACTTACTCGTTTTTTTTATCGTTCTAGGACTCAACGCGATCAATGGCTACGATTGCAAGATCGTCCAGTTTATATTTGGAGATTCATTGTCTGATGTAGGTAACAATAGGAACCTACCGAGGAGTTTAGCTCAGGCGAATCTTCCCTTTTACGGTATAGATTTTGGCAACGGTTTGCCTAATGGAAGGTTCACTAATGGCCGAACTGTTTCAGACATTATAA GTGATAAAATTGGGTTACCTAGACCATTAGCCTTTCTAGATCCATCAATGAATGAAGATGTAATACTTGCAAATGGAGTGAACTACGCCTCAGGAGGCGGTGGAATCTTGAATGAAACTGGTGGTTATTTC ATCCAAAAATTTTCTCTATGGAAGCAAATAGAATTGTTCCAAGGGACACGAGATGTAATTGTGGCAAAGATAGGGAAAAAAGAAGCAGACAAATTCTTCCAACAAGCTGGATACGTCGTCTCTTTAGGCAGCAATGACTTCATTAACAACTACTTGATGCCTGTCTATAGCGATTCTTGGAAGTACACTGATCAAACATTCGTCGACTACTTAATGGAAACACTTGAATCTCAACTTAGG GTGTTGCATAGTTTGGGAGCGAGGAAGCTAATGGTGTTTGGGTTAGGACCAATGGGTTGTATCCCACTCCAAAGAGCTTTAAGCCTCGATGGTAAATGTCAAAACAAAGCGAGTAGTCTTGCTGTGAGATTCAACAAAGCTGCCACCACAATGCTTAAAGATCTTGAAACCAAGCTCCCAAATGCAAACTATAAGTTTGGTGAAGCTTATAACCTCGTCAACGATGTTATCACTAACCCACAAAAATACG GATTCGACAACTCGGATTCGCCGTGTTGCTCGTTCTACAGAATCAGGCCGGCACTGACGTGTATTCCGGCGTCGACATTGTGTAAAGACAGAAGTAAGTATGTGTTTTGGGATGAGTATCATCCCACCGATAAGGCCAACGAGCTCGTTGCTAATATTCTTATCAAGCGGTTTGACTTCATGCGTGCTGATGACGGTACCTCCGAGGCTCCTTCTCCGTCCCCGGATCTAGCTCCTTCTCCCGATGATAAATAA
- the LOC106327384 gene encoding geranylgeranyl diphosphate reductase, chloroplastic — protein sequence MATFTLKSFTGLRQSSPDQTRFVSHVPSSLSLPQRRTSLRVTASRASPNLANRKLRVAVIGGGPAGGAAAETLAQGGIETILIERKMDNCKPCGGAIPLCMVGEFNLPLDIIDRRVTKMKMISPSNIAVDIGRTLKEHEYIGMVRREVLDQYLRERAEKSGATVINGLFLKMDLPENWDTPYVLHYTEYDGKTGATGQKKTMEVDAVIGADGANSRVAKSIGAGDYDYAIAFQERIRIPDDKMTYYEDLAEMYVGDDVSPDFYGWVFPKCDHVAVGTGTVTHKGDIKKFQLATRNRAKDKILGGKIIRVEAHPIPEHPRPRRLSKRVALVGDAAGYVTKCSGEGIYFAAKSGRMCAEAIVEGSQNGKKMIDESDLRKYLEKWDKTYLPTYRVLDVLQKVFYRSNPAREAFVEMCGDEYVQKMTFDSYLYKRVAPGSPLEDLKLAVNTIGSVFRANALRREIEKLNV from the exons ATGGCGACTTTTACACTCAAATCCTTCACCGGACTCCGTCAATCCTCACCAGATCAGACCAGATTCGTCTCCCATGTCCCGTCGTCACTCTCTCTCCCCCAGCGACGAACCTCTCTCCGAGTAACTGCATCCAGAGCCTCTCCTAACCTCGCTAACCGTAAACTCCGCGTCGCCGTCATCGGCGGAGGTCCGGCGGGAGGAGCCGCCGCCGAAACTCTCGCTCAGGGAGGCATCGAGACGATCCTCATCGAGCGAAAGATGGACAACTGCAAGCCTTGCGGCGGCGCGATACCTCTCTGCATGGTCGGCGAATTCAACTTGCCGCTGGACATCATCGACCGGAGAGTCACGAAGATGAAGATGATTTCTCCTTCGAACATCGCCGTGGACATCGGCCGTACGCTTAAGGAGCATGAGTATATAGGTATGGTGAGGCGAGAGGTTCTTGACCAGTACCTGAGGGAGAGAGCCGAGAAGAGTGGAGCCACCGTTATCAACGGTCTCTTCCTTAAGATGGACTTGCCGGAGAATTGGGACACGCCGTACGTGTTGCATTACACGGAGTACGACGGGAAAACAGGAGCTACGGGACAGAAGAAGACCATGGAGGTTGACGCCGTTATCGGAGCTGACGGAGCTAACTCTAGAGTTGCGAAGTCCATCGGCGCCGGAGATTACGACTACGCCATTGCGTTTCAG GAGAGAATTAGAATTCCAGATGATAAGATGACATACTATGAGGATTTAGCTGAGATGTACGTCGGAGATGACGTGTCTCCGGATTTTTACGGATGGGTTTTCCCGAAATGCGACCATGTAGCTGTCGGAACAGGCACTGTTACTCACAAAGGTGACATCAAGAAGTTCCAGCTCGCGACAAGAAACAGAGCCAAGGACAAGATTCTAGGAGGAAAGATCATCCGCGTGGAGGCTCACCCTATCCCGGAACACCCACGTCCACGTAGGCTCTCCAAGCGTGTGGCTCTTGTTGGTGATGCTGCAGGGTACGTGACGAAATGTTCCGGTGAAGGGATCTACTTCGCTGCAAAGAGTGGGAGAATGTGCGCTGAAGCTATCGTTGAAGGCTCACAGAATG GCAAGAAGATGATCGATGAGAGTGACTTGAGGAAGTACTTGGAGAAATGGGACAAGACATACTTGCCTACTTACAGGGTTCTTGACGTGTTGCAGAAAGTGTTTTATAGATCTAATCCTGCTAGAGAAGCGTTTGTGGAGATGTGTGGTGATGAGTATGTTCAGAAGATGACGTTTGATAGTTATCTTTACAAGAGAGTTGCTCCGGGTAGTCCTTTGGAGGATTTGAAGTTGGCTGTGAACACCATTGGGAGTGTGTTTAGAGCTAATGCTTTAAGGAGAGAGATTGAGAAGCTGAATGTTTAA
- the LOC106327386 gene encoding protein RKD2-like: MADHTLNEENPFSVPTHSLSFDNHSLLMDPSFEWEEEHLFMNNSVYEAFPLPTPLPDLEPLSQDVLESYSSASWNVTDQNSGQGDLEQNTEQEAVQETTNKRKINRYVTTYTTFSTSKALSMETISLYFYMPITQAATELNVGLTLLKRRCRELGFTRWPHRKLISLLALISNVKLQEFEGGENAEKLKNALLEMLENQKKRIEENPDLEFDDKTKRLRQACFKATHKMKKKASLKSDDHLCGFTNEFN; this comes from the exons ATGGCTGATCATACACTCAACGAAGAGAACCCCTTCTCAGTTCCAACCCATTCACTTTCCTTTGATAATCACAG CTTGTTAATGGATCCTTCATTTGAATGGGAAGAAGAGCATCTTTTTATGAACAACTCTGTTTATGAAGCTTTTCCTTTGCCTACACCTTTACCTGACCTTGAACCCTTGTCTCAAG ATGTACTCGAGTCATACAGCTCTGCATCATGGAACGTAACAGATCAGAACAGTGGACAAGGTGACTTGGAGCAGAATACTGAACAAGAAGCAGTGCAAGAGACGACTAATAAGAGGAAAATTAACAGATATGTTACTACCTACACAACCTTTTCAACTTCAAAGGCATTGTCCATGGAAACTATATCTCTATACTTCTACATGCCAATAACTCAGGCAGCCACGGAACTGAACGTTGGTTTAACTCTTCTAAAAAGAAGATGTCGCGAGCTAGGCTTTACTCGGTGGCCTCATCGCAAACTCATAAGCCTACTAGCTCTGATTAGTAACGTCAAG CTGCAGGAGTTTGAAGGAGGAGAGAATGCAGAAAAACTCAAGAACGCACTGCTGGAGATGCTAGAGAATCAGAAGAAGAGGATTGAAGAGAATCCGGATTTGGAGTTTGATGACAAGACAAAGAGGCTAAGACAAGCTTGTTTCAAGGCTACACACAAGATGAAGAAGAAGGCGAGTCTCAAGTCTGATGACCACTTGTGTGGTTTCACAAATGAGTTTAATTAG
- the LOC106323735 gene encoding uncharacterized protein LOC106323735, which produces MIVSRDSFGRKPMKLVLQAIQYYNFKRPQTDRKDRRDGSSGHSLLLPVPVQSSSGTIVSSLPHFRSIILRSQSSSREALCGIVCLLLFVFPQLAPKGKFIAFVLTDAETDNPQTELKPGIDPLGQVDELFFEIYDRYEPVNKPTLDNCCISTSYDATTHIDTTVVDVLNMYKLITGKVMLQILTNICLIFSLTPHLMRAVSVSFLRQNICFCLFKHKISLISSCSWFSSVCFFLKTKMFGVSYIRMLLSLNNPRLNLSLVTFIVASVFFKT; this is translated from the exons ATGATTGTGAGCAGAGACAGCTTTGGAAGGAAGCCAATGAAGCTTGTGCTTCAGGCCATCCAATATTATAATTTTAAACGGCCACAAACGGACAGAAA AGACAGAAGAGACGGTTCTTCTGGACACTCTCTCTTGCTTCCCGTTCCCGTCCAATCTTCTTCGGGAACGATCGTCTCCTCTCTTCCTCACTTTCGATCGATAATACTCAGGAGTCAAAGTTCAAGCAGGGAGGCCCTTTGTGGTATT GTATGTCTTCTGTTGTTCGTATTCCCACAACTTGCTCCCAAGGGGAAATTCATAGCATTTGTGTTGACCGACGCAGAGACTGACAACCCTCAAACCGAGCTGAAGCCTGGAATCGACCCTCTTGGTCAAGTTGATGAGCTGTTCTTCGAGATCTATGATAGATACGAGCCTGTCAATAAACCCACTTTGGACAACTGCTGCATTTCAACG AGTTATGATGCTACAACACACATTGATACTACTGTTGTTGATGTGCTGAACATGTATAAACTTATCACCGGCAAGGTAATGCTCCAGATTCTTACAAATATTTGTTTGATTTTTTCATTAACCCCACATCTTATGCGAGCTGTGTCTGTTTCTTTCTTAAGACAAAATATTTGTTTTTGTCTGTTTAAACACAAAATCAGTTTGATCTCCTCATGTTCCTGGTTTAGCAGTGTCTGTTTCTTTCTTAAGACCAAAATGTTTGGGGTGTCTTACATAAGAATGCTCTTGTCGTTGAACAATCCTCGTCTTAATCTGAGTCTTGTCACATTCATAGTCGCATCAGTTTTTTTCAAGACTTGA